The Thiothrix subterranea genome has a segment encoding these proteins:
- a CDS encoding heavy metal-binding domain-containing protein: protein MIQSTTPSIEGKRITQYHGVVTGEAILGANVFKDFFAGIRDIIGGRSAAYEKELRKAREIAFAEMEAQAQSLGANAVVGIDIDYENITMGNSGGMLMVTVSGTAVNVQ from the coding sequence ATGATCCAATCCACTACCCCCAGCATTGAAGGCAAACGCATCACCCAATACCACGGCGTCGTCACCGGCGAAGCCATTCTAGGCGCAAACGTCTTCAAAGATTTCTTTGCCGGAATCCGCGACATTATCGGCGGACGCTCCGCCGCCTACGAAAAGGAGTTGCGTAAAGCCCGCGAAATCGCCTTTGCCGAAATGGAAGCCCAAGCACAAAGCCTAGGCGCAAACGCCGTCGTCGGCATCGACATTGACTACGAAAACATCACCATGGGCAACAGCGGTGGCATGTTAATGGTCACGGTCAGCGGCACAGCGGTAAACGTCCAATGA
- a CDS encoding FAD-binding oxidoreductase, with translation MNPPATTNPSRRRFLRNALTLAASSIPAFYFPLTADADTSAPASSTNVRFLLRNDADYAKHRQIFNKRITAMPKIIAVCANETGVQAAIAYAQQAKLPIAVKSGGHSFEGFSTNDGGLMLDLSGMNKPKYDKTTKRLTIQPGAKLGKVYEYLHQYGRMIPAGSCAGVGVAGLTLGGGYGFFARQLGLTCDSLQRVRMVDGKGKLHDSSTNPELLWACKGGGNGNFGIITELEFKTHPAPTHFSSHRYKYRNLTPTNATQLAERWFEWMKTLPNTAYSSWVLNGKHVTVIVTDTSSTPSAALKAILSKLKAGATEVMTPRKDAFLRGIQRYKGGVEPMYFKNVSAGYYQGFSDIKALLPTICQQIGAAKLTTILQINTLGGAINNPALEATAAYPHRAFGYLGELQTYYDKATQTKQAEQIVRDIQGKLTAGGIKAHYRNYPDAELPNWETAYYGKSYPRLQALKRQFDPDNLIRHPQSVKL, from the coding sequence ATGAACCCACCAGCCACCACCAACCCCAGCCGTCGCCGCTTCCTACGCAATGCCCTGACACTTGCCGCCAGCAGCATCCCCGCGTTCTACTTTCCACTAACTGCCGACGCGGATACCAGCGCCCCCGCTTCCAGCACCAATGTGCGTTTTTTATTACGCAACGACGCCGATTACGCCAAACACCGCCAGATTTTCAACAAACGCATTACCGCGATGCCCAAAATCATTGCAGTGTGCGCCAATGAAACAGGCGTGCAAGCCGCGATTGCTTACGCGCAACAAGCCAAATTACCTATCGCCGTCAAAAGCGGTGGACACAGTTTTGAAGGTTTTTCCACCAATGATGGCGGCTTAATGCTCGATTTGTCGGGTATGAATAAACCAAAATACGACAAAACCACCAAGCGCTTAACCATTCAACCGGGTGCAAAACTGGGCAAGGTGTACGAATATTTGCACCAATACGGGCGCATGATTCCTGCCGGTTCTTGTGCGGGCGTTGGTGTGGCGGGGCTAACATTGGGCGGTGGCTACGGCTTTTTTGCGCGGCAATTGGGCTTAACCTGCGACAGCTTGCAGCGGGTACGCATGGTGGATGGCAAAGGCAAATTGCACGATTCCAGCACCAACCCTGAATTGTTATGGGCGTGTAAAGGCGGCGGCAATGGCAATTTCGGCATTATTACCGAGCTGGAGTTTAAGACCCACCCTGCCCCGACCCATTTCAGCAGCCACCGTTACAAATACCGCAATTTAACACCCACCAACGCTACCCAATTGGCGGAACGCTGGTTTGAATGGATGAAAACCTTACCCAACACTGCCTATTCCTCATGGGTATTGAATGGCAAGCACGTTACCGTCATCGTGACCGATACCAGCAGCACCCCATCAGCCGCATTGAAAGCCATTCTCTCCAAACTCAAAGCGGGCGCAACCGAAGTCATGACACCCCGCAAGGATGCGTTTCTACGCGGTATCCAGCGCTACAAAGGCGGGGTTGAGCCAATGTATTTTAAGAATGTTTCCGCTGGCTATTACCAAGGTTTCAGCGATATAAAAGCGCTGTTACCCACCATTTGCCAGCAAATCGGTGCTGCTAAACTCACCACTATTTTGCAAATCAACACCTTGGGCGGCGCGATTAATAACCCCGCGTTGGAAGCAACGGCGGCTTACCCCCACCGCGCTTTCGGCTACCTCGGTGAATTGCAAACCTATTACGACAAAGCCACGCAAACCAAACAGGCAGAGCAGATTGTGCGCGATATTCAAGGAAAGCTAACCGCAGGCGGGATCAAAGCGCATTACCGCAATTACCCGGATGCCGAATTGCCTAACTGGGAAACCGCGTATTACGGCAAGTCCTACCCGCGCTTGCAGGCATTAAAGCGCCAATTCGACCCGGATAACCTGATTCGCCACCCGCAAAGCGTCAAACTTTGA